A single Perca flavescens isolate YP-PL-M2 chromosome 2, PFLA_1.0, whole genome shotgun sequence DNA region contains:
- the LOC114570962 gene encoding uncharacterized protein LOC114570962 translates to MELVKELVQKAMPSLSNHEMDLLIARLEEIGVNNVDDLNFVKTEDVDGILPPIQQRRLIQAFTAESQAVLGSASTSLQQNVHLPQTPPPTPGPMEDSPSRETYDVPWHKMPPNLMLALSEKKRPKPKERRELVRIVIDDVLRKERGRPGRAKLREIAKKIVEQYPCSFQDRELNGTKVIGTGCDALFIQLENRLENIRRPFTFSSTKRPAEGEDAVRKKKSTLSDRYGCVSGSGSLLLRI, encoded by the exons ATGGAGCTTGTGAAAGAATTAGTTCAGAAAGCTATGCCATCGCTCAGTAATCATGAAATGGACTTACTCATAGCGAGACTGGAGGAGATTGGAGTAAACAATGTAGATGACCTTAACTTTGTCAAGACTGAGGATGTCGATGGAATTCTGCCACCCATTCAGCAGAGAAGACTAATTCAAGCTTTCACTGCAG AGTCACAAGCTGTACTTGGCTCTGCTTCGACATCTCTGCAACAAAATGTCCATCTGCCCCAAACTCCACCTCCGACACCTGGTCCCATGGAGGATTCTCCATCCCGGGAGACATATGATGTCCCATGGCACAAAATGCCCCCAAACCTCATGCTTGCCTtaagtgaaaagaaaagaccaaagcctaaagagagaagagagctgGTTCGTATAGTCATTGACGATGTACTCCGTAAAGAGCGTGGCAGGCCTGGAAGAGCAAAGCTGCGGGAGATTGCCAAGAAGATTGTAGAACAATATCCCTGCTCTTTTCAAGACAGAGAGCTCAATGGAACTAAAGTCATTGGAACAGGATGTGATGCTCTCTTCATACAGCTAGAAAACAGACTTGAAAATATTAGAAGGCCATTTACCTTCAGCTCAACAAAGAGGCCAGCAGAGGGTGAAGAcgcagtgagaaaaaaaaagtctacacTCTCAGATCGTTATGGATGTGTGAGTGGCAGTGGCAGCCTGTTGTTGAGGATATAG